A single genomic interval of Anopheles darlingi chromosome X, idAnoDarlMG_H_01, whole genome shotgun sequence harbors:
- the LOC125955315 gene encoding uncharacterized protein LOC125955315 → MNNNTYQPQHLGGCGSGSSSSTTTTTNHYKYTGSILSNNNYSSSSGSSSCSTNSAIIHGNNNQPRTINGQQQHQQHQQQQQQQQGLRVSRSSTRKKPFHFISNMWKMKKIIKFDDIMFHREMNCRARSEPSVSTYSCTGKGCQRKSSPSFSMLSLSPAKFQKSTDDELEVTRLRLSRNDNPFVQKVLASRDNVTTDVIDDTESDDAILILMSDEFNGDAETDPLALPQVHEHMIRSPPPTFWPRAQKTVFNFGGGQEEPCLRDSTKDTGAGITKQFSGQR, encoded by the exons atgaacaacaacacctACCAGCCGCAGCACCTCGGTGGCTGCggtagtggcagtagcagcagcaccaccaccactaccaaccaCTACAAGTACACCGGAAGCATcctgagcaacaacaactacagcagcagcagcggcagcagcagttgcagcaccaacagtgCCATTATCCacggcaacaacaatcaaccacGCACGATcaatggacagcagcagcaccagcagcaccagcagcagcagcagcagcagcaagggctGCGTGTCAGTCGTAGCAGCACCCGGAAAAAGCCCTTCCACTTTATATCCAACAtgtggaagatgaagaaaatcatcaagttcgacGACATCATGTTCCACCGGGAAATGAACTGCCGGGCACGGTCGGAACCGTCAG TGTCAACGTACAGCTGCACCGGAAAGGGTTGCCAGCGGAAGTCGTCGCCCTCGTTCTCGATGCTGAGCCTGTCGCCGGCCAAGTTTCAGAAgtcgaccgacgacgagctggAGGTGACGCGACTTCGGCTGTCCCGCAACGACAATCCTTTCGTGCAGAAGGTGCTGGCTAGTAGGGACAACGTGACGACAGATGTCATCGACGACACTGAGTCGGACGACGCGATCCTAATCCTCATGTCGGAC GAGTTCAACGGTGATGCGGAAACGGATCCGCTGGCGCTGCCGCAGGTTCACGAACATATGATCcgctcgccaccaccaacgttcTGGCCCCGGGCACAAAAGACTGTCTTTAACTTTGGCGGCGGACAGGAGGAACCATGCCTGCGGGACAGCACCAAGGATACTGGTGCGGGG ATTACCAAGCAATTCAGTGGCCAGCGCTAG